One segment of Nitrospirota bacterium DNA contains the following:
- the def gene encoding peptide deformylase: MTVRDIRKFPEAVLRTKTGRVTDFDNSLERLIEDMVETMYAAPGVGLAANQVGVSLQLAVIDVTTRDDRDKGKHQPLIVIINPEILSMEGSIVEEEGCLSIPDYAESVKRAARVKVRALDRGGKPFEIEADGLLAKALQHEIDHLNGLLFVDRLSPLKKSIFKRRYKKAVVEKA, encoded by the coding sequence ATGACCGTGAGAGATATCCGAAAATTTCCCGAAGCCGTGCTGCGCACGAAAACGGGCCGGGTGACGGACTTCGACAATTCTCTTGAGCGCCTGATCGAGGATATGGTTGAAACCATGTACGCTGCGCCCGGCGTAGGACTTGCCGCGAATCAAGTCGGGGTGTCGCTCCAGCTCGCGGTGATCGACGTGACCACGCGTGACGACCGGGACAAGGGCAAACACCAGCCGCTCATCGTGATCATCAATCCCGAGATACTGTCCATGGAAGGATCCATTGTCGAGGAAGAGGGCTGTCTCAGCATCCCCGATTATGCCGAGTCGGTCAAGCGTGCGGCCAGGGTCAAGGTACGCGCTCTGGACCGGGGCGGCAAACCCTTCGAGATCGAAGCCGACGGGCTGCTCGCAAAAGCCCTGCAGCACGAGATCGACCATCTCAACGGCCTGCTCTTCGTGGACCGGCTGAGCCCGCTCAAAAAAAGCATCTTCAAGCGAAGGTACAAGAAGGCAGTCGTGGAAAAGGCGTAA
- the fmt gene encoding methionyl-tRNA formyltransferase: MRLVYMGTPRFAVQPLLALHQAGHQIVGVVSRTDKPAGRGRMVAVPEVKQAARELGLTVLQPKQVRDPEFIETLRGLAPEAIVAAAYGQILPKAVLDLPRYGCINIHASLLPAYRGAAPINWAIIRGDRETGVTIMQMDEGMDTGAILLQGIVPIEEEDTTGTLTEKLSSRGAELITSALPRIASGSLMPKAQDQAKASLAPLLSKHDGLIDWTLSAKEIHNRVRGFKPWPGSFTFLDGAVVKILRTEVLPGSSEPGCIFAPSGKTMEVGTGEGMVRIVTIQPAGGKPMPAAAFLSGHRNIAGRKFSRTEQP; encoded by the coding sequence ATGAGACTGGTCTACATGGGTACTCCCCGGTTCGCCGTGCAGCCCCTGCTGGCCCTGCATCAGGCCGGTCATCAGATCGTCGGTGTCGTGAGCAGAACCGACAAGCCCGCGGGAAGGGGCCGTATGGTCGCGGTGCCCGAGGTAAAGCAGGCGGCCCGCGAACTGGGGCTCACCGTGCTTCAGCCGAAGCAGGTGCGCGATCCGGAATTCATCGAGACGCTCCGGGGGCTCGCGCCTGAGGCAATCGTCGCTGCCGCCTACGGGCAGATCCTGCCAAAGGCGGTCCTGGACCTTCCCCGCTACGGCTGCATCAATATCCATGCGTCGCTCCTTCCGGCGTACCGCGGTGCAGCCCCGATCAACTGGGCCATCATTCGCGGCGACCGGGAGACGGGCGTGACGATCATGCAGATGGACGAGGGCATGGATACCGGCGCTATCCTGCTGCAGGGGATCGTCCCCATCGAAGAAGAGGACACCACTGGCACGCTAACAGAGAAACTGTCCTCACGGGGCGCGGAGCTCATTACCAGCGCGCTGCCCCGGATCGCCTCGGGCTCGCTCATGCCGAAAGCCCAGGACCAAGCAAAGGCAAGCCTCGCGCCGCTCTTGAGCAAGCATGACGGCCTGATCGACTGGACGCTGTCCGCTAAGGAGATCCACAACCGGGTGCGGGGATTCAAGCCCTGGCCGGGCTCCTTCACGTTCCTCGACGGAGCTGTGGTCAAGATACTGAGAACCGAGGTCCTGCCCGGCAGCAGCGAACCCGGATGCATCTTCGCTCCGTCCGGAAAAACGATGGAGGTCGGTACGGGCGAGGGTATGGTCCGCATCGTTACGATCCAGCCCGCGGGCGGAAAGCCGATGCCGGCGGCCGCTTTCCTGAGCGGGCACCGGAATATAGCGGGAAGGAAGTTCTCAAGAACCGAACAGCCGTGA
- a CDS encoding DUF116 domain-containing protein, which produces MSEPKKRIFIGLIVFTVLLITAVTVGLYLIPYIGLRNIHPLAPQVVCYSMGAVLSTLILGVALLIFTLIRGREIFFASRLRGIVIEVLFPIMIVLGRLLGLSKEKVQQSFVEVNNLLVKAKCREARPRRILLLMPHCLQFNDCAIKITTDAYKCAACGKCKIKDLVMLAKKHDVHLSVATGGTLARRRVAEARPEAIIAVACERDLTSGIQDAYPLPVIGILNDRPFGPCFNTSVDISKVAEALEFFATGSCEPRGAEG; this is translated from the coding sequence ATGTCTGAACCTAAAAAACGCATCTTCATCGGTCTTATCGTCTTCACCGTGCTGCTCATCACCGCGGTCACCGTGGGGCTGTACCTGATACCCTATATCGGGCTCAGGAACATCCATCCCCTCGCTCCGCAGGTCGTCTGCTACAGCATGGGCGCCGTGCTCAGCACGCTCATCCTCGGCGTTGCGCTGCTCATCTTCACGCTCATCCGGGGGAGGGAGATCTTTTTCGCGTCGCGGCTAAGGGGCATCGTGATCGAAGTGCTCTTCCCCATCATGATCGTGCTCGGCAGGCTGCTCGGCCTCTCGAAGGAGAAGGTCCAGCAGTCCTTCGTCGAGGTGAACAACCTCCTGGTAAAGGCCAAATGCAGAGAAGCGCGGCCCCGCCGCATCCTGCTCCTCATGCCGCACTGCCTCCAGTTCAATGACTGCGCCATCAAGATCACAACGGACGCCTACAAGTGCGCGGCCTGCGGCAAGTGCAAGATCAAGGACCTCGTGATGCTCGCAAAAAAACACGATGTGCACCTGTCCGTCGCCACCGGGGGCACCCTCGCCCGGCGCCGGGTTGCCGAGGCCAGGCCGGAGGCGATCATCGCCGTTGCCTGCGAACGCGACCTGACGAGCGGCATCCAGGACGCCTACCCCCTGCCGGTGATCGGCATCCTGAACGACCGCCCCTTCGGCCCCTGCTTCAACACCAGCGTGGACATCAGCAAAGTTGCCGAGGCCCTCGAATTCTTCGCCACCGGCAGCTGCGAGCCCCGTGGTGCCGAAGGATAA
- the rsmB gene encoding 16S rRNA (cytosine(967)-C(5))-methyltransferase RsmB — translation MPKDNARESALAVLSRVEQGGFADPLLEQARTRFDQRDSSFILELVNGVLRHRRHLDWILDQFSPQPLSRTDVRTRNILRLGAYQMLFLDRVPVSAAVNTAVELAKTHGGKSGYVNGLLRNLDRRRSTIVDPPSKDIVKRLSILHSHPAWLVRRWVARFGAERTEALLRENNVPSPLVIRTNTLRTTRDKLRASLESEGAAASETAYSAEGLRVQSSPGLRSLTAYQKGWFMVQDEAAQLIGIMTAPRPGEAVLDVGAAPGGKATHLAELMGNIGTITALEIDPGRIGKIRENCERLGTSIIKPVTGDATAYGEGTYDRILIDAPCSGLGVLRRHPDGRWHKGEDTIRERADLQRRILANCAGLLKPGGVLVYATCTTEPEENEAVIDDFIARSPEFFLADPRPHLPAPAVRLVDGRGFFRTFPEESALDGFFGARLVKKT, via the coding sequence GTGCCGAAGGATAACGCGCGGGAGTCGGCTCTCGCCGTTCTCTCCCGCGTGGAACAGGGCGGGTTCGCAGACCCGCTGCTGGAGCAGGCACGTACGCGGTTCGATCAGCGCGACAGCTCGTTCATCCTCGAGCTCGTCAACGGCGTGCTGAGGCACCGGCGGCATCTCGACTGGATCCTCGATCAATTTTCCCCGCAGCCCCTTTCCCGTACCGACGTCCGGACCAGGAACATCCTTCGTCTCGGCGCTTACCAGATGCTCTTTCTCGACAGGGTCCCGGTCAGCGCCGCCGTGAACACCGCCGTCGAACTCGCAAAGACGCACGGCGGGAAAAGCGGCTATGTGAACGGCCTGCTCCGGAACCTGGACCGGCGCAGGAGCACGATCGTCGATCCGCCTTCCAAGGACATCGTGAAGCGGCTCTCCATCCTCCATTCCCATCCCGCCTGGCTGGTACGGAGATGGGTGGCGCGGTTCGGCGCTGAGAGAACGGAAGCCCTGCTCCGGGAAAACAACGTCCCTTCTCCGCTCGTGATCAGGACCAATACGCTCAGGACGACCCGGGACAAGCTCAGGGCCTCGCTCGAATCGGAGGGTGCGGCAGCAAGCGAGACTGCCTATTCGGCCGAGGGACTCCGGGTCCAATCGTCGCCCGGTCTCCGCTCGCTTACGGCGTATCAGAAGGGCTGGTTCATGGTACAGGATGAAGCGGCACAGCTTATCGGCATAATGACGGCCCCCCGGCCGGGCGAAGCCGTGCTCGACGTCGGAGCGGCGCCTGGAGGAAAGGCCACTCACCTGGCAGAGCTCATGGGGAACATCGGCACGATCACGGCGCTTGAGATCGATCCCGGCCGCATCGGAAAGATCCGTGAGAACTGCGAACGGCTGGGCACGTCCATCATCAAGCCGGTCACGGGTGATGCGACAGCCTACGGGGAAGGCACCTACGACCGGATATTGATCGATGCCCCCTGCTCCGGTCTTGGCGTGCTCAGAAGGCACCCGGACGGTCGGTGGCACAAGGGTGAGGACACGATCCGGGAGCGCGCTGATCTCCAGCGAAGGATCCTCGCGAACTGCGCGGGTCTGTTGAAGCCCGGCGGTGTCCTGGTCTATGCGACATGCACGACGGAACCCGAAGAAAATGAAGCCGTGATCGATGATTTCATCGCCAGGTCTCCGGAATTCTTCCTGGCCGACCCCCGCCCGCACCTCCCGGCTCCGGCGGTCAGGCTTGTTGACGGCCGCGGTTTTTTTCGGACCTTTCCGGAGGAGTCCGCCCTGGATGGTTTTTTCGGTGCCCGGCTGGTGAAAAAAACTTAG
- a CDS encoding PASTA domain-containing protein gives MKRFLKGLGIFLALVGVGIISAFAVVALLLRQEEVRVPDLVGQDIVTVVDMLPQLGLQPKIDRRDTSSTVPRDAVISQTPPGGSAIKKGRMVHVIVSLGPSDMQTPKLVGEHVRKADVMIRQAGYFPGNLSRISSDTVERDIVIGQDPSAGSQLNKGEKISLLISTGRRPAMLVTPNVIGKRAEEAATVISRLGLQSKVVYRTTSGTATDTGRTVIQQKPPPGSPVASDGTVEIVVSK, from the coding sequence ATGAAACGGTTCTTGAAAGGGCTCGGCATCTTCCTGGCTTTGGTCGGCGTCGGCATCATCAGCGCATTCGCGGTCGTGGCTCTGCTTCTCCGCCAGGAAGAGGTGCGCGTACCTGATCTGGTCGGCCAGGACATCGTAACAGTCGTCGACATGCTTCCGCAGCTGGGGCTCCAGCCCAAGATCGACCGGAGAGACACGAGTTCGACCGTGCCGCGGGACGCCGTGATCTCCCAGACGCCTCCGGGAGGGAGCGCGATAAAAAAAGGCCGAATGGTCCACGTGATCGTGAGCCTCGGGCCGAGCGACATGCAGACGCCGAAGCTCGTGGGCGAGCACGTCCGCAAGGCCGACGTGATGATCAGGCAGGCGGGGTACTTCCCGGGCAACCTCTCGCGCATATCCTCCGACACCGTCGAGCGCGACATCGTCATCGGCCAGGACCCTTCGGCCGGGAGCCAGCTCAACAAGGGAGAAAAGATCAGCCTGCTGATCAGCACCGGCAGGAGACCGGCCATGCTGGTCACGCCGAACGTGATCGGGAAGCGGGCCGAAGAGGCCGCGACGGTAATCAGCCGCCTGGGCCTGCAGAGCAAGGTGGTGTACCGGACGACAAGCGGCACGGCTACCGATACGGGCCGGACCGTGATCCAGCAGAAGCCCCCGCCCGGCTCGCCGGTTGCGTCTGACGGGACCGTGGAGATCGTGGTGAGCAAGTAA
- the rpe gene encoding ribulose-phosphate 3-epimerase encodes MTKKIKIAPSILSADFSRLGEEIRAVEAAGADIIHVDVMDGHFVPNITIGPLIVEAARRSTKLPLDVHLMITNPELYIADFAKAGADYITVHAETAIHLNRLIQQIREHKGVKAAVSLNPATPLTALDYALADVDMVLIMSVNPGFGGQAFIPSALDKIAKLRKRIDERGFAAVIEVDGGVKPGNAAEVIKAGADILVAGSAVFGAKDYAAAIKAIRGA; translated from the coding sequence ATGACGAAGAAAATCAAAATAGCACCTTCGATCCTATCCGCGGACTTCTCCCGCCTGGGTGAAGAGATCCGTGCCGTCGAGGCCGCCGGCGCGGACATCATCCACGTGGACGTCATGGACGGCCACTTCGTGCCGAACATCACCATCGGGCCGCTGATCGTCGAGGCCGCGAGAAGGTCCACGAAGCTGCCGCTCGACGTGCACCTGATGATCACCAACCCCGAGCTCTATATCGCGGACTTCGCGAAGGCCGGCGCTGACTATATCACGGTCCACGCGGAGACCGCCATCCACCTGAACCGGCTGATCCAGCAGATCCGTGAGCATAAGGGCGTTAAGGCGGCGGTATCGCTCAACCCGGCAACCCCGCTGACGGCGCTCGACTATGCCCTTGCCGACGTGGACATGGTGCTGATCATGTCCGTGAACCCCGGATTCGGCGGCCAGGCCTTCATCCCGTCGGCTCTGGACAAGATCGCGAAGCTCAGGAAGCGTATCGACGAACGGGGGTTCGCGGCTGTGATCGAGGTGGACGGCGGCGTCAAACCGGGCAACGCGGCCGAGGTCATCAAGGCCGGGGCCGACATCCTCGTGGCGGGTTCGGCCGTGTTCGGTGCCAAGGACTATGCGGCAGCTATTAAAGCGATCCGGGGAGCGTAA
- a CDS encoding cache domain-containing protein has product MSIKKHPAKMTFELKDVTEPVLYRDVFPYTSVPRVVLEERLIQTNIPKDIWITDTTFRDGQQSRPPYTPKQIADIFDFMHRMSGPKGVIRQCEFFLYSEKDREAVRLCRERGYRYPEITGWIRANKNDFKLVKDMELKETGILTSCSDYHIFLKLNISRKEALKQYCGIVSTALEQGIKPRCHLEDITRADFYGFVIPFVQELMKLSEQARIPVKVRACDTMGYGFPFPGTALPRGVPEIFYALIHDGGVPSEQLEWHGHNDFHKGLVNGTAAWMYGCSAVNGALLGFGERTGNTPVEAMLMDYISLTGEDSGIDTTAITEMAEYFRTEMGFPIPTNYPFVGSEFNSTAAGIHADGMMKNEEIYNIFDTTKILKRPMGVIITDKSGVAGIAHWVNSHLHLDADTKIDKRHPGLAKINKWVMEQYEQGRTTSISHEELLDRAKKYLPEYFVSDLDRLKKKASEVARHIVEEFVGKPEIRSMDPKKQEPVMEKLQREDPYLQFVYVVNAEGKKITKNITDIENKAKYEDSGLGDNFSDRPWFISPMKDGKSFVSDFYTSKITGALCITVSAPIMSMKEEIVGVFGVDIRFEDLVRAE; this is encoded by the coding sequence GTGTCGATAAAAAAACACCCAGCAAAAATGACCTTCGAGCTGAAGGATGTGACGGAGCCGGTGCTGTACCGTGATGTGTTCCCCTACACGAGCGTCCCGCGCGTCGTGCTCGAGGAGCGGCTCATCCAGACGAACATCCCGAAGGACATCTGGATCACGGACACTACCTTCCGCGATGGCCAGCAATCCCGGCCGCCCTACACACCCAAGCAGATCGCCGATATCTTCGACTTCATGCACCGCATGAGCGGGCCCAAGGGCGTCATCCGTCAGTGCGAGTTCTTCCTCTATTCGGAAAAGGACCGCGAGGCCGTCCGGCTCTGCCGGGAGCGCGGATACCGGTATCCCGAGATCACCGGCTGGATCCGGGCGAACAAAAACGACTTCAAGCTCGTGAAGGACATGGAGCTGAAGGAAACGGGCATTCTCACGTCCTGTTCCGACTACCACATCTTCCTGAAGCTGAACATCTCCCGCAAGGAGGCGCTCAAGCAGTACTGCGGCATCGTCTCGACCGCGCTGGAACAGGGCATCAAGCCGCGCTGCCACTTGGAGGACATCACCCGGGCCGACTTCTACGGATTCGTGATCCCCTTCGTGCAGGAGCTGATGAAGCTCTCGGAGCAGGCGCGGATCCCGGTCAAGGTCAGGGCCTGCGACACCATGGGCTACGGGTTCCCTTTCCCGGGCACGGCCCTTCCGCGCGGCGTGCCGGAGATCTTCTACGCCCTTATCCATGACGGCGGCGTGCCCTCGGAGCAGCTCGAATGGCACGGCCACAACGACTTCCACAAGGGGCTGGTGAACGGAACCGCCGCCTGGATGTACGGCTGCTCCGCCGTGAACGGAGCGCTCCTCGGGTTCGGCGAACGAACGGGCAACACGCCCGTCGAGGCCATGCTGATGGATTATATCAGCCTGACCGGCGAGGACTCCGGCATCGACACCACGGCGATAACGGAGATGGCCGAATATTTCCGGACCGAGATGGGCTTCCCCATCCCCACGAACTACCCCTTCGTGGGCTCCGAGTTCAACTCGACCGCGGCGGGCATCCATGCCGACGGCATGATGAAGAACGAGGAGATCTATAACATCTTCGACACGACGAAGATCCTGAAGCGGCCCATGGGGGTCATCATCACGGACAAGTCGGGCGTCGCGGGCATCGCGCACTGGGTGAACAGCCACCTCCACCTGGACGCGGACACGAAGATCGACAAGCGCCATCCCGGGCTCGCGAAGATAAACAAATGGGTCATGGAACAGTATGAGCAGGGACGGACCACGAGCATCTCGCATGAGGAGCTGCTCGACCGGGCCAAGAAGTACCTGCCGGAATACTTCGTCTCCGATCTCGACCGCTTGAAGAAGAAGGCATCGGAGGTCGCTCGCCACATCGTCGAGGAGTTCGTCGGAAAGCCTGAGATACGCTCCATGGACCCGAAAAAGCAGGAGCCCGTCATGGAGAAGCTGCAGCGGGAGGACCCGTACCTTCAGTTCGTGTATGTCGTGAACGCGGAGGGAAAGAAGATCACCAAGAACATCACCGACATCGAGAACAAGGCGAAGTACGAGGATTCCGGCCTGGGCGACAATTTCTCCGACCGGCCGTGGTTCATCAGCCCGATGAAGGACGGCAAAAGCTTCGTATCCGACTTCTACACGTCCAAGATCACGGGCGCGCTCTGCATCACCGTGTCGGCACCCATCATGTCGATGAAGGAAGAGATAGTCGGGGTCTTCGGCGTGGACATCCGGTTCGAGGACCTGGTCAGGGCAGAGTAG
- a CDS encoding ABC transporter substrate-binding protein produces the protein MKTGRLVAACALFAVFSLFSLTVHAEVGVTDKEIVIGMSTALSGPSAFLGTNFKAGAEAYIGMVNAAGGVGRRKIRLITYDDRYEPLNTTANVKKLLTEDKVFCLLGNVGTPTTSAIKPLLDEHRVPLFAPFTGAESLRTPVDRYIFHYRASYNQEAEAFIQGTVDVMGYTKVAVFYQDDGYGKAVLEGTRQALERRRLKPVALGAYTRNYEDVIPAMDAIMAEKPEAVVMAGTYSACAKFIRSWKRKAILSGSPKHLDPVFINVSFVGPDRLAALLENYGAGVVVTQVVPPFSKRETNFPAVNEYLGMLSTYSPGAVPSPGSLEGYLATKVFVEILKRAGKDLTRDSFIRTAESIRDLDIQAGNRINFSGGSHQGSQIVYPTLLQGGAYVPISDWHSVKTQ, from the coding sequence ATGAAAACAGGCAGACTTGTGGCAGCATGTGCTTTGTTCGCGGTTTTCTCGCTGTTCTCGTTGACGGTTCACGCAGAAGTCGGCGTGACCGACAAGGAGATCGTAATCGGCATGTCGACGGCCCTGAGCGGCCCTTCAGCATTCCTGGGGACGAACTTCAAAGCAGGAGCCGAAGCATACATCGGCATGGTCAACGCCGCGGGCGGGGTCGGACGAAGGAAGATAAGGCTCATCACCTACGACGACCGGTATGAGCCCCTGAACACGACGGCGAATGTGAAGAAGCTTCTTACGGAGGACAAGGTCTTCTGCCTCCTGGGGAACGTCGGAACGCCCACGACCTCCGCGATCAAGCCCCTCCTGGACGAGCATAGAGTGCCGCTGTTCGCGCCGTTTACCGGCGCCGAGTCCCTCCGGACGCCGGTGGACCGGTACATCTTTCACTACCGCGCCAGCTACAACCAGGAGGCCGAGGCCTTCATCCAGGGGACGGTTGACGTGATGGGTTACACCAAGGTGGCCGTCTTCTACCAGGATGACGGTTATGGCAAGGCCGTGCTCGAAGGGACCAGACAAGCGCTGGAGCGGCGGCGCCTGAAGCCCGTGGCCCTGGGAGCCTACACGAGAAACTACGAAGATGTCATTCCGGCCATGGATGCGATCATGGCGGAAAAGCCGGAGGCCGTGGTGATGGCCGGGACGTACAGCGCCTGCGCCAAGTTCATCCGCTCCTGGAAACGCAAGGCAATCCTGTCGGGAAGCCCCAAACACCTCGATCCTGTTTTCATCAATGTGTCTTTCGTCGGACCGGACCGCCTCGCTGCGCTTCTCGAGAACTACGGCGCCGGTGTCGTCGTGACGCAGGTCGTGCCGCCCTTTTCCAAGCGCGAAACGAACTTCCCGGCCGTGAACGAGTATCTGGGCATGCTGAGTACCTATTCGCCCGGAGCGGTGCCCAGCCCCGGGAGTCTCGAAGGATACCTGGCCACCAAGGTATTCGTCGAGATCCTGAAGCGCGCGGGCAAGGACCTGACGAGGGATTCTTTCATCCGGACCGCGGAGAGCATCCGGGACCTCGACATCCAGGCGGGAAACCGGATCAACTTCTCCGGCGGGAGCCACCAGGGGTCGCAGATCGTGTATCCTACCCTGCTCCAGGGCGGCGCCTATGTACCGATCTCCGACTGGCATTCCGTGAAGACGCAGTAA
- a CDS encoding ATP-binding protein, translating into MVKHTEQALKKGALAGRKLTWAGISALLLLLGLFLAGQRYIEYKRTIASTEDRLMAQARVLDENLGANLTFINVLLTDIVRMQTGASRPNAAEMNAYLRHQDDLIPGIRTIFVTDSHGRIIRSSRENIIGFDGSGRDYFKTALAISDPDRLIITPPYQTVLGVSVVNVTRKVTGKRGEFLGIVAASLDKEYFGTLVGSVLYAPDNRVSLVHAGGDVFISLPDTQPGFAGKNLFRSGSLFSRHREGGKQASIQHGRSSMLGEERIAVLITCTPPGLKVEYPLIITVSRSRDAVLSPWRRDTAILIALYVVLCGISITVAVAMIRYRAEHKKAEEEHLKLRHLESLEILAGGVTHDFNNLITSIIGFIEIAKNESQPDDLVHRTMTVAMQNCLRARELSQRLLTFATAGEHARVMGPISGIIKESVKEVLDHAPLRAELELPEDLRPVPVDAEQMRQVFLNLVTNAKEAMPDGGVLRITGENIHLAADDGLLLPAGDYIKVTLRDTGFGIETEHIPRIFDPYFSTKDTYSQKGLGLGLAVCYSVIKRHGGLITIDSEVEKGTTFAIYLPAFE; encoded by the coding sequence ATGGTAAAACACACCGAACAGGCACTAAAAAAAGGCGCTCTCGCTGGCCGCAAATTAACATGGGCCGGCATTTCTGCTTTGCTTCTGCTCCTCGGGTTGTTCCTGGCGGGACAACGGTACATAGAATACAAGCGTACCATAGCGAGTACCGAAGATCGTCTGATGGCACAGGCACGGGTCCTGGACGAGAACCTGGGCGCCAACCTGACATTCATAAACGTCTTATTGACCGATATCGTCAGAATGCAGACCGGAGCATCGCGTCCGAACGCCGCTGAAATGAACGCATACCTGCGCCATCAGGACGATCTGATCCCCGGCATCCGCACGATTTTCGTCACCGACTCCCATGGCCGCATTATTCGCTCAAGCAGGGAGAATATCATCGGGTTTGACGGGAGCGGCCGTGATTACTTCAAAACGGCGCTTGCGATCTCCGATCCGGACCGACTGATCATCACGCCGCCCTATCAGACCGTGCTCGGAGTTTCTGTCGTTAACGTAACAAGGAAGGTGACGGGAAAGCGCGGAGAATTCCTCGGTATCGTCGCGGCAAGTCTGGACAAGGAGTATTTCGGTACGCTGGTCGGGTCGGTGCTTTACGCTCCTGATAACCGGGTAAGCCTCGTGCATGCCGGCGGTGATGTCTTCATATCGCTTCCGGATACGCAGCCCGGTTTTGCCGGGAAAAATTTGTTCAGGTCCGGGTCCCTTTTTTCGCGGCACCGGGAGGGTGGAAAGCAGGCCTCGATTCAACACGGCCGTTCCTCAATGTTGGGCGAAGAACGCATTGCAGTGCTCATCACGTGTACGCCTCCCGGTTTGAAGGTCGAATATCCGCTTATCATAACCGTAAGCCGCAGCCGGGACGCGGTTCTGTCCCCCTGGCGAAGGGACACCGCCATCCTTATTGCGCTCTATGTTGTCTTGTGCGGAATCAGCATCACGGTCGCCGTTGCCATGATCCGATACCGTGCGGAGCACAAAAAGGCTGAAGAGGAGCATCTGAAACTGCGCCATCTTGAATCGCTCGAGATCCTTGCCGGCGGAGTTACGCATGACTTTAACAACCTCATAACCTCCATCATCGGATTCATCGAGATCGCGAAAAACGAATCTCAGCCCGATGACCTGGTGCACAGGACCATGACCGTGGCGATGCAAAACTGTCTCCGCGCCAGAGAATTGAGTCAGCGTCTCCTGACCTTTGCCACGGCAGGGGAGCATGCAAGAGTAATGGGACCGATCTCCGGAATAATCAAAGAGAGCGTAAAAGAGGTCCTGGACCATGCTCCGCTCAGAGCGGAGCTGGAGCTGCCGGAGGATCTCCGTCCCGTGCCGGTCGACGCGGAGCAGATGCGGCAGGTCTTTTTGAATCTCGTGACGAACGCAAAGGAAGCGATGCCGGACGGGGGCGTACTGCGCATCACGGGAGAAAATATTCACCTTGCCGCGGATGACGGCTTGTTGCTGCCCGCCGGGGACTACATCAAAGTGACCCTGCGGGATACAGGTTTCGGCATTGAGACGGAACATATCCCGAGGATATTCGATCCTTATTTTTCCACGAAAGATACCTACAGCCAGAAGGGCCTGGGACTGGGCCTGGCCGTTTGCTATTCTGTCATCAAACGGCACGGCGGTCTTATTACGATTGATTCTGAGGTCGAAAAAGGCACGACCTTCGCCATTTACCTTCCGGCGTTTGAATAA
- a CDS encoding heme-binding protein — MSAKSVLTIAMLCAALLGASPVRAQQSPPTNPLDTVPEKMPFDVPYGTPISLERATAAIATAAAEAKKHDWKMNIAVVDSGGNLVAFQRMDGAQLASIQISEHKARAAANFRRETKAFENGIQLNSLNYIMTLDGVIGSRGGIPLVEGGKLIGAIGCSGGTGSQDEVVCKAGAATIK, encoded by the coding sequence ATGTCTGCAAAATCAGTCTTGACCATTGCCATGCTTTGCGCCGCGTTGCTCGGAGCCAGCCCGGTTCGAGCGCAGCAGTCTCCGCCGACGAATCCTCTTGATACCGTACCGGAAAAGATGCCTTTCGACGTCCCTTACGGAACGCCAATCTCGCTCGAACGAGCCACGGCTGCAATCGCCACGGCCGCTGCAGAAGCGAAGAAGCATGATTGGAAGATGAATATTGCCGTGGTGGACTCCGGCGGGAATCTCGTCGCCTTCCAGCGCATGGATGGGGCGCAACTTGCCTCGATCCAGATCTCGGAACACAAGGCGCGCGCGGCGGCGAACTTCCGTCGGGAAACAAAAGCATTCGAGAACGGCATCCAGCTCAACAGTCTGAACTATATCATGACGCTTGACGGGGTCATCGGCTCACGCGGCGGGATCCCGCTCGTGGAGGGGGGCAAGCTTATCGGCGCGATCGGGTGCTCCGGCGGGACGGGCTCGCAGGACGAGGTCGTCTGTAAAGCAGGTGCTGCGACCATCAAGTAA